A genomic segment from Streptomyces sp. NBC_01233 encodes:
- a CDS encoding TetR/AcrR family transcriptional regulator — MTTLEEETALADADAPYHHGNLREALLARAETVLATSGADSLSLRALARDLGVSHAAPGRHFRDRQALLDALAVGGFTRLNERLRAAVGEPGPVATRLACMGRAYVDFAVAHAPLLSLMFTAKHADHSSDELRELGHQSLGIAAALIALAQQEGVVRAGDPARLAQIAFSMVHGLAALAVGSLLEDTPLDEATGLALDVLLAGLRTPHPESRL, encoded by the coding sequence ATGACAACATTGGAGGAGGAGACCGCCTTGGCCGACGCCGATGCGCCCTATCACCACGGCAATCTCAGGGAGGCCCTGCTGGCGCGGGCGGAAACCGTGCTCGCGACGTCGGGGGCGGACAGCCTCTCCCTGCGCGCCCTCGCGCGGGACCTCGGCGTCAGCCACGCGGCGCCGGGCCGCCACTTCCGCGACCGGCAGGCGCTGTTGGACGCGCTCGCCGTGGGCGGTTTCACCCGGCTCAACGAACGCCTCCGGGCCGCCGTGGGCGAGCCCGGCCCCGTCGCCACCCGGCTCGCCTGCATGGGTCGCGCGTACGTGGACTTCGCCGTCGCGCACGCCCCGCTGCTGAGCCTGATGTTCACGGCCAAGCACGCCGACCACTCCAGCGACGAACTCCGCGAGCTCGGCCACCAGAGCCTGGGGATCGCCGCCGCACTGATCGCCCTCGCCCAGCAGGAGGGTGTCGTACGGGCCGGCGACCCGGCCCGGCTCGCCCAGATCGCCTTCTCCATGGTGCACGGTCTCGCGGCCCTGGCCGTCGGGTCCCTCCTCGAGGACACCCCCCTGGACGAGGCGACCGGCCTGGCCCTCGACGTCCTGCTCGCCGGCCTCCGCACACCCCATCCCGAGTCGAGGCTTTAG
- a CDS encoding dihydrofolate reductase family protein — MGLIEIELFATLDLVGQAPGGPDEDPVGFPFGGWQAPLLDEVAGAQVDAAYEGTDALLLGRRTYDIFAAYWPHQEGGEDSGIATLFNGVPKYVASRGRPDLSWAGSTQLGPDLGDAVREIRDRHEHVKVVGSLNLVQTLLREKLFDRLDLWVHPIVLGVGKKVFEDGAVPTNVRLLAPPATSPKGTVYLRYGLADGIPATGDMSAPDRGAGTDA; from the coding sequence ATGGGCCTCATCGAGATCGAGCTGTTCGCGACCCTCGACCTCGTCGGGCAGGCGCCCGGCGGCCCCGACGAGGACCCGGTGGGGTTCCCGTTCGGCGGCTGGCAGGCGCCCCTGCTGGACGAGGTCGCCGGGGCGCAGGTCGATGCCGCGTACGAGGGCACGGACGCCCTCCTGCTCGGCCGGCGGACCTACGACATCTTCGCCGCCTACTGGCCCCACCAGGAGGGCGGCGAGGACAGTGGGATCGCCACGCTCTTCAACGGCGTCCCGAAGTACGTGGCCTCTCGCGGCAGGCCCGACCTGTCGTGGGCCGGGTCCACGCAGCTCGGCCCGGACCTCGGCGACGCGGTGCGCGAGATCCGTGACCGGCACGAGCACGTGAAGGTCGTCGGGAGCCTGAACCTCGTGCAGACCCTCCTGCGCGAGAAGCTCTTCGACCGTCTCGACCTCTGGGTGCACCCCATCGTGCTCGGCGTCGGGAAGAAGGTATTCGAGGACGGCGCGGTGCCCACCAACGTCAGGCTCCTCGCACCCCCGGCAACCAGCCCGAAGGGCACCGTGTACCTGCGCTACGGGCTCGCCGACGGCATTCCCGCGACGGGGGACATGAGCGCACCCGATCGCGGTGCCGGAACCGACGCCTGA
- a CDS encoding nucleotide disphospho-sugar-binding domain-containing protein encodes MRVLFTGPAAAGHLFPMVPTAQALQAAGHQVLFAGSAPLDQMRQTGLPTVEIGDGSTLMEAFLRASDGTEPQFVTDDKSVEETQRLAAAGFAEHSRVTIDDLLAVATAWRPDLIVHAAFQAAAPLVSAALGIPAVVHNFGVMSGAGMVGVLADVLADEYRARGVEGPATRTVLDVVPASLGGDGTGWRVRYVPYNGGGTVPGDLIARGSRPRIAVTLGTVVPAFAGVDPVARVIAEAASVDAEFLLAVGDTDLSPLGTLPPNVRPLPWVPLAQLLDTADAVVHHGGSGTMLTAAARGVPQLILPQGADHFINSMPRRAWASPSGRAGTAWTPPCSAASSPTTTSARAPPPPRPTSPHSPPPPTSSPPSRRSGNAGPGLRVPPRTVGVEVRGGPTAGCGARTRVPQPEGIRHPSAGRSCRPH; translated from the coding sequence GTGCGCGTACTGTTCACCGGCCCCGCCGCGGCAGGCCACCTGTTCCCGATGGTGCCGACCGCCCAGGCGCTCCAGGCCGCCGGGCACCAGGTGCTGTTCGCCGGTTCGGCCCCGCTCGACCAGATGCGGCAGACCGGCCTGCCCACCGTCGAGATCGGCGACGGCTCGACGCTGATGGAGGCCTTCCTGCGCGCCTCGGACGGCACCGAACCGCAGTTCGTCACGGACGACAAGAGCGTGGAGGAGACCCAGCGGCTGGCCGCGGCCGGTTTCGCCGAACACAGCCGGGTCACCATCGACGACCTGCTCGCGGTCGCCACCGCCTGGCGGCCGGACCTCATCGTCCACGCCGCCTTCCAGGCCGCCGCGCCGCTGGTCTCGGCGGCACTCGGCATACCCGCCGTCGTACACAACTTCGGCGTGATGTCCGGCGCCGGCATGGTCGGCGTCCTCGCCGACGTCCTGGCGGACGAGTACCGGGCCCGCGGGGTCGAGGGCCCGGCCACCCGTACCGTCCTCGACGTCGTACCCGCCTCCCTCGGCGGGGACGGCACCGGCTGGCGGGTCCGCTACGTGCCCTACAACGGCGGCGGCACGGTGCCCGGCGACCTCATAGCCCGCGGCTCCCGGCCCCGGATCGCCGTCACCCTCGGTACGGTGGTGCCCGCGTTCGCGGGCGTCGACCCGGTCGCCCGGGTGATCGCCGAGGCCGCCTCCGTCGACGCCGAGTTCCTGCTCGCCGTCGGCGACACCGACCTGAGCCCGCTCGGCACCCTTCCCCCCAATGTCCGCCCCCTGCCCTGGGTGCCACTGGCCCAGCTGCTGGACACCGCCGACGCGGTCGTGCACCACGGCGGCTCCGGCACGATGCTCACCGCCGCGGCCCGGGGCGTACCCCAGCTGATCCTCCCGCAGGGCGCCGACCACTTCATCAACTCGATGCCGCGACGGGCCTGGGCTTCGCCCTCCGGGCGAGCGGGGACAGCGTGGACGCCGCCGTGCTCAGCCGCCTCCTCACCGACGACGACCTCCGCAAGGGCGCCGCCGCCACCCAGGCCGACATCACCGCACTCCCCTCCCCCACCGACCTCGTCGCCTCCTTCGAGGCGCTCGGGTAACGCCGGCCCCGGCCTTCGAGTGCCGCCCCGCACCGTGGGAGTGGAAGTCCGTGGCGGACCGACCGCCGGGTGCGGGGCCCGTACTCGGGTCCCGCAGCCGGAGGGGATCAGGCACCCCAGCGCAGGGCGATCGTGTCGCCCACATTGA
- a CDS encoding SDR family NAD(P)-dependent oxidoreductase, whose amino-acid sequence MSMTYRGTTALITGASAGLGVEFARQWAERGADVVLVARRVDRLEELAADLERRYGVRARPIAADLARPGAAAALHAELDELGVPVHTLINNAGFGSHGPFAGEDPARISEMIQLNVLAVTELTREFLPDLTADGRGALVTVASAAAYQPTPAMAVYGATKAFVLNFTEAVAYETRASSLRVLAVSPGPVRTEFFDVVGSRDAAVGRMATPEQVVTATRRALDRGRTPASIVVGLGNRLSATASALAPRRLTLTVAGRALKA is encoded by the coding sequence ATGTCTATGACATACCGCGGAACCACAGCCCTGATCACCGGGGCCAGCGCCGGCCTCGGCGTCGAGTTCGCCCGGCAGTGGGCGGAGCGCGGAGCGGACGTCGTCCTCGTCGCCCGGCGCGTCGACCGGCTGGAGGAGCTTGCGGCGGACCTGGAGCGCCGGTACGGGGTCAGGGCCCGCCCGATCGCGGCGGACCTCGCCCGGCCCGGTGCCGCGGCGGCACTGCACGCGGAGCTCGACGAACTCGGCGTACCGGTCCACACCCTGATCAACAACGCGGGCTTCGGCAGCCACGGCCCCTTCGCCGGCGAGGACCCCGCCCGGATCAGCGAGATGATCCAGCTCAACGTGCTCGCGGTCACGGAGCTGACCAGGGAGTTCCTGCCCGACCTGACGGCCGACGGCCGGGGCGCCCTCGTCACCGTCGCCAGCGCGGCCGCCTACCAGCCGACCCCTGCCATGGCGGTCTACGGCGCCACCAAGGCCTTCGTCCTGAACTTCACCGAGGCCGTCGCCTACGAGACGCGCGCTTCCTCCCTGCGGGTGCTCGCCGTCTCTCCGGGGCCGGTCCGCACCGAGTTCTTCGACGTCGTCGGCAGCCGGGACGCCGCCGTGGGCCGGATGGCCACCCCGGAGCAGGTCGTCACCGCGACGCGCCGCGCACTGGACCGCGGCAGGACCCCGGCCAGCATCGTCGTCGGCCTCGGCAACCGGCTCTCCGCCACGGCCTCCGCCCTGGCCCCCCGCCGCCTCACCCTGACCGTGGCGGGGCGCGCCCTCAAGGCGTGA
- a CDS encoding ATP-binding protein, with translation MPLPLIPPTSPVLHLELNGGAAPADARRAAHDFLGRPARGAPAFPPVALDTALLVISELVTNAVRHTSGGCVLDLRLTADGVDVAVTDTSSAEPRPRQPGQQGEGGWGWHLVNRLGTRVEIRHRRGRDGKTIHVRVPR, from the coding sequence ATGCCTCTTCCTTTGATCCCCCCGACGTCCCCGGTCCTGCACCTGGAGCTGAACGGCGGGGCGGCGCCGGCCGACGCCCGGCGTGCGGCGCACGACTTCCTGGGGCGCCCGGCGCGCGGGGCGCCGGCGTTCCCGCCCGTCGCACTCGACACCGCCCTGCTGGTGATCAGCGAGCTCGTCACCAACGCCGTACGCCACACGTCCGGCGGATGTGTGCTGGACCTCCGCCTGACGGCCGACGGCGTCGACGTCGCGGTCACCGACACCAGCAGCGCGGAGCCGCGGCCCCGACAGCCCGGTCAACAGGGTGAAGGCGGCTGGGGGTGGCACCTGGTCAACCGGCTCGGAACCCGCGTCGAGATCCGCCACCGCCGTGGGCGGGACGGCAAGACCATCCACGTCCGCGTCCCCCGCTGA
- a CDS encoding VOC family protein, which yields MERVRGIGGYFMRAADPAALGAWYHDCLGLDTDAHGLWRQEAGPTVFATFEAETDYFGSRAQQAMLNFRVRDLDAMLAQLRAKGADVAEEAQDMAGVGRFGWVTDPEGNRIELWQPA from the coding sequence ATGGAACGCGTGCGTGGAATCGGTGGGTACTTCATGCGGGCCGCCGACCCGGCGGCCCTGGGCGCGTGGTATCACGACTGCCTGGGCCTGGACACCGATGCGCACGGCCTGTGGCGTCAGGAAGCCGGGCCGACGGTGTTCGCGACGTTCGAGGCCGAGACCGACTACTTCGGGTCCCGAGCCCAGCAGGCCATGCTCAACTTCCGGGTCCGCGACCTGGACGCGATGCTCGCGCAGTTGCGCGCCAAGGGTGCGGACGTGGCCGAGGAAGCGCAGGACATGGCGGGTGTCGGCCGATTCGGCTGGGTCACCGACCCCGAGGGCAACCGGATCGAGCTGTGGCAGCCGGCCTGA
- a CDS encoding PKD domain-containing protein — protein MTAALVAAGLGIVPGTAHAADPVPVAAGVAEAIAKASTSEGFHSPADRTIRTTLPGAATANGKATSKTAAPQTAQTAVDALNAGANPALAVDVSGTSYTAHGIELTTLITSADFALGVVVDWGDGKTDTVTAQGNAELHHSHTYDKSGEYQVKVTVTDTANGVQAANGGAFLTPGSDFTPHTPTRLLDTRNGTGAPAVKVAGQGSARVKVAGNAAVPAGVTAVALNVTVTETVDSGYVTAWPGAGYERPGTSNLNYTAGRSVPNLVIVPVGEDGYVELYNGGPAPVDLIADVTGYFTRASAGGYTSMTPARFVDTREGVGTSRGPLAPRSAFATRIGGLQGVPQGITAVALNVTVTEPQGPGHLTAYSGDGPVPTASNLNFVPGQTVANAVIVPVAADGTIKVFNGSWMPAHVVVDVVGYYSKESKAAFLPFTPFRTLDTREEAYGWPGGRFRAREYITQGFTPDAATGVKAYVLNTTVTETGGTGYLSVAPSAYPLPA, from the coding sequence ATGACCGCTGCCCTCGTGGCGGCCGGTCTCGGCATCGTTCCGGGCACCGCGCACGCGGCGGATCCCGTACCCGTCGCGGCCGGCGTGGCCGAGGCGATAGCCAAGGCATCCACCTCCGAGGGCTTCCACAGCCCGGCCGACCGCACGATCCGCACCACCCTGCCCGGCGCCGCCACGGCGAACGGCAAGGCGACCTCCAAGACCGCCGCACCGCAGACCGCGCAGACCGCGGTGGACGCACTGAACGCGGGGGCCAACCCGGCCCTCGCGGTGGACGTCAGCGGCACCAGCTACACCGCGCACGGGATCGAGCTCACCACTCTGATCACGAGCGCCGACTTCGCGCTCGGCGTCGTCGTCGACTGGGGCGACGGGAAGACCGACACGGTCACCGCCCAGGGCAATGCCGAGCTGCACCACTCGCACACGTACGACAAGTCCGGCGAGTACCAGGTGAAGGTGACGGTGACCGACACCGCCAACGGTGTCCAGGCCGCCAACGGGGGCGCCTTCCTCACCCCCGGCTCCGACTTCACCCCGCACACTCCGACCCGGCTCCTCGACACCCGCAACGGCACGGGCGCGCCCGCGGTCAAGGTCGCGGGGCAGGGGTCCGCCCGGGTGAAGGTGGCCGGCAACGCCGCCGTCCCGGCGGGCGTCACCGCGGTCGCCCTCAACGTCACGGTCACGGAAACCGTCGACAGCGGGTACGTGACCGCGTGGCCCGGCGCGGGCTACGAACGTCCGGGGACCTCGAACCTGAACTACACGGCCGGCCGGTCCGTCCCGAACCTGGTGATCGTGCCGGTCGGCGAGGACGGGTACGTGGAGCTCTACAACGGCGGCCCGGCGCCGGTCGACCTGATCGCCGACGTCACCGGCTACTTCACCCGGGCCTCGGCCGGCGGCTACACCTCGATGACACCCGCCCGGTTCGTGGACACCCGTGAAGGTGTCGGCACGTCCCGGGGCCCGCTCGCCCCGCGCAGTGCGTTCGCGACCCGGATCGGCGGCCTGCAGGGCGTGCCCCAGGGCATCACGGCCGTGGCGCTGAACGTCACGGTGACCGAACCCCAGGGGCCGGGCCACCTGACCGCCTACTCCGGCGACGGGCCGGTCCCGACGGCGTCGAACCTGAACTTCGTGCCCGGTCAGACGGTGGCCAACGCGGTGATCGTGCCGGTGGCCGCGGACGGGACGATCAAGGTCTTCAACGGGTCCTGGATGCCGGCCCACGTGGTGGTCGACGTCGTCGGCTACTACAGCAAGGAGAGCAAGGCCGCCTTCCTGCCCTTCACCCCGTTCCGGACGCTCGACACCCGCGAGGAGGCCTACGGCTGGCCCGGCGGCAGGTTCCGGGCCCGGGAGTACATCACGCAGGGGTTCACGCCCGACGCCGCGACGGGTGTCAAGGCCTACGTGCTGAACACCACCGTCACCGAGACCGGCGGCACCGGATACCTCTCGGTGGCGCCGAGCGCCTACCCGCTGCCGGCGTAG
- a CDS encoding IS110 family transposase — MVEAGTDLLPPGGTYVIDTSGIGVFLGLDVGKGEHHAHGLTPAGKTVHDKRMPNSEPKLRDLFDKLRAKFGTVLLIVDQTANIGALPVAVARDAGCEVAYLPGLAMRRAADLYPGEAKTDARDAYVIADTARSMPHTLRSIETTDETTAELAMLVGFDDDLAGEATRVSNRLRGLLTQIHPSLERVLGPRVQHPAVLTMLEQFGSPAQLRKAGRRRLITLIRPKAPRMAERLINDVFTALDEQTVTVPGTQAATTIVPSLARQLAAILDQRRTLEAQISALLEARPLSQLLMSLPGVGIRTGATLLVTIGDGTTFATAGHLASYAGLAPVTKASGSSIRGEHAPHRGNRQLKRAMFLSAFAALHDTPSRTYYDRQRAAGKTHTQALLRLARRRIDVIHAMLRNGTFYEPRTPKNPAEDIDLAA, encoded by the coding sequence ATGGTCGAGGCCGGGACGGATCTGCTCCCACCAGGGGGAACGTACGTGATCGACACCAGCGGCATAGGCGTGTTCCTCGGCCTGGACGTCGGCAAGGGCGAACACCACGCCCATGGCCTGACCCCGGCCGGCAAGACCGTCCACGACAAGCGGATGCCCAACAGCGAACCCAAGCTGCGAGACCTGTTCGACAAGCTCAGAGCGAAGTTCGGCACCGTCCTGCTGATCGTGGACCAGACCGCGAACATCGGCGCCCTGCCCGTCGCGGTCGCCCGTGACGCGGGCTGCGAGGTCGCCTACCTGCCCGGACTCGCCATGCGCCGGGCCGCGGACCTCTACCCCGGCGAGGCCAAGACCGACGCCCGCGACGCCTACGTCATCGCCGACACCGCCCGCTCGATGCCCCACACCCTGCGCTCGATCGAGACCACCGACGAGACGACGGCCGAGCTGGCCATGCTGGTCGGCTTCGACGACGACCTCGCAGGCGAGGCCACCCGCGTCTCCAACCGACTGCGCGGCCTGCTCACCCAGATCCACCCCAGCCTGGAACGCGTCCTGGGCCCCCGCGTCCAGCACCCGGCCGTGCTGACCATGCTGGAACAGTTCGGCTCCCCGGCCCAATTACGCAAGGCCGGCCGACGCAGGCTGATCACCCTGATCCGCCCGAAGGCCCCCCGCATGGCCGAGCGCCTCATCAACGACGTCTTCACCGCCCTCGACGAGCAGACCGTGACCGTGCCCGGCACCCAGGCCGCCACGACCATCGTGCCCTCGCTCGCCCGCCAGCTCGCCGCCATTCTCGACCAGCGCCGCACCCTGGAAGCCCAGATCAGCGCACTCCTGGAGGCCCGCCCTCTTTCCCAGCTCCTGATGTCGCTGCCCGGCGTGGGCATCAGGACCGGAGCCACCCTCCTCGTCACCATCGGCGACGGGACGACCTTCGCCACCGCCGGGCACCTCGCCTCCTACGCCGGACTCGCCCCGGTCACCAAGGCCTCCGGAAGCTCCATCCGCGGCGAACACGCACCCCACCGCGGCAACCGCCAGCTCAAACGCGCCATGTTCCTCTCCGCGTTCGCCGCCCTGCACGACACACCCTCACGCACCTACTACGACCGCCAACGCGCCGCGGGCAAGACCCACACCCAGGCCCTCCTCCGCCTCGCCCGCCGACGCATCGACGTCATCCACGCCATGCTCCGCAACGGCACCTTCTACGAACCCCGCACCCCCAAGAACCCCGCGGAAGACATCGACCTCGCCGCATGA
- a CDS encoding PP2C family protein-serine/threonine phosphatase, which translates to MIESGRPRLRRRYGPGRLVRLSPVILTVVIASLAYGTPREMAFSRLLPAAPALAAAMWPVLPTVLLGTVCLFLMIGLGFVFPDLGTWWTAAGIVAVTVAAAYGSHVRLLRERTLIQVRLVADAAQQVVLSPMPRRIGNVEIESLYLAAAAEARIGGDFYEVVDTPYGVRLLIGDVRGKGLPAVGAAAAIVNAFREAAYGETDMVDVARRMDASSTRYNAAFPPEGPMERFATALLVQIPHEGSRIDILNCGHPPPLLLNRGKLHVLESATPSPLLSLAELIGDHYTVETFDFAPDDMLLLYTDGIAEARARDGEFFPLAAWMGRQPPTPPRELLTALHRDLLRYSRGRLDDDIAALAVRLCKP; encoded by the coding sequence GTGATCGAGTCCGGACGGCCGCGGCTCCGTCGGCGCTACGGCCCGGGGAGGCTTGTACGGCTGTCACCGGTCATTCTGACCGTCGTGATCGCCAGCCTGGCCTACGGCACTCCGCGGGAAATGGCCTTCAGCCGCCTGCTGCCCGCGGCGCCGGCCCTGGCCGCCGCCATGTGGCCGGTCCTCCCCACCGTCCTCCTCGGGACGGTCTGCCTCTTCCTGATGATCGGCCTCGGCTTCGTCTTCCCCGATCTGGGAACGTGGTGGACGGCCGCGGGGATCGTCGCGGTCACCGTGGCCGCCGCGTACGGAAGCCATGTCCGGCTCCTGCGGGAGCGCACCCTCATCCAGGTACGGCTCGTCGCCGACGCGGCGCAGCAGGTGGTGCTGAGCCCCATGCCGCGCCGCATCGGGAACGTCGAGATCGAGTCGCTGTACCTCGCGGCCGCGGCGGAAGCACGCATCGGCGGGGACTTCTACGAAGTGGTCGACACGCCGTACGGGGTCAGGCTGCTCATCGGTGACGTGCGGGGCAAGGGCCTGCCGGCAGTGGGGGCCGCCGCGGCGATCGTCAACGCCTTCCGGGAGGCGGCCTACGGCGAGACCGACATGGTCGACGTCGCACGCAGGATGGACGCCAGCAGCACCCGCTACAACGCCGCCTTTCCCCCCGAGGGGCCGATGGAGCGCTTCGCCACCGCCCTTCTCGTCCAGATCCCGCACGAGGGCAGTCGTATCGACATCCTCAACTGCGGACACCCCCCTCCGCTGCTCCTGAACCGGGGGAAACTCCATGTCCTCGAGTCGGCCACCCCCTCGCCACTGCTCAGCCTCGCGGAGCTGATCGGCGACCACTACACCGTCGAGACCTTCGACTTCGCCCCGGACGACATGCTGCTCCTCTATACCGACGGGATCGCCGAGGCCCGCGCCCGCGACGGAGAGTTCTTCCCGCTCGCAGCGTGGATGGGTCGACAGCCCCCGACACCGCCCCGCGAACTGCTCACGGCTCTTCACCGCGACCTCCTGCGCTACAGCAGAGGACGCCTTGACGACGACATCGCCGCCCTCGCCGTACGCCTGTGCAAGCCCTGA
- a CDS encoding IS110 family transposase produces MKVFCGIDWASDHHDVAVVDGDGKLLGRARIGDDAAGLQQLLDLLAEHGDGPGERIPVAIETSRGLLVAALRATGRPVYAVNPMAAARYRERHSVSRKKSDHLDAMVLANILRTDADAHRQLPADSELVQAIAVLARAQQDAVWDRTQAGNKLRSHLREYFPGYLAAVQPVTGGFNAPLARTLLAAAPTPCQAARLTRTQLKAVLKRAGRQRGIDAEVERLHAALRVPQMRQLPLVETAMGRQALALLGKFEAACTAADDLAEASVELFEQHPDAAVITSFPGLGALSGARVLAEIGDDRSRFADARALKAYAGSAPVTRASGKSHAVMVRRVKNQRLAAVGYVWAFASLTASPGARAHYDRRRKAGDRHSSAQRNLYNRLLGCLHHCLTTGRPYSETTAFPAPPKLELAIAA; encoded by the coding sequence GTGAAGGTGTTCTGCGGGATCGACTGGGCCAGCGACCACCACGACGTCGCCGTGGTCGACGGCGACGGTAAGCTCCTCGGCCGGGCCCGGATCGGAGATGACGCCGCGGGCCTGCAGCAGCTGCTCGACCTCCTGGCTGAACACGGCGATGGCCCCGGCGAGCGGATACCGGTGGCGATCGAGACCTCCCGCGGCCTGCTGGTCGCCGCTCTGCGCGCGACCGGCCGGCCCGTCTACGCCGTCAACCCGATGGCCGCCGCCCGCTACCGCGAGCGGCACAGCGTCTCGCGCAAGAAATCCGACCACCTCGACGCGATGGTGCTGGCCAACATCCTGCGCACCGACGCCGACGCCCACCGCCAGTTGCCGGCCGACAGCGAGCTCGTCCAAGCCATAGCTGTCCTGGCCCGTGCCCAGCAGGACGCTGTCTGGGACCGCACTCAGGCCGGCAACAAGCTCCGCTCCCACCTGCGCGAGTACTTCCCCGGCTACCTCGCCGCCGTCCAACCGGTCACCGGCGGTTTCAACGCGCCGCTGGCCCGCACTTTGCTCGCCGCCGCACCCACCCCCTGCCAGGCCGCCCGCCTTACCCGCACCCAGCTGAAAGCCGTCCTCAAGCGCGCTGGCCGACAGCGGGGCATCGACGCCGAGGTCGAGCGCCTGCATGCCGCCCTGCGCGTTCCGCAGATGCGCCAGCTCCCGCTGGTCGAGACCGCGATGGGCCGCCAGGCCCTGGCCCTGCTGGGCAAGTTCGAGGCCGCCTGCACCGCTGCGGACGATCTGGCCGAGGCATCGGTCGAGCTGTTCGAGCAGCACCCCGATGCCGCGGTCATCACCAGCTTCCCGGGTCTCGGCGCGCTCAGCGGCGCCCGGGTGCTCGCCGAGATCGGCGACGACCGCTCCCGTTTCGCCGATGCCAGGGCTCTCAAGGCCTACGCCGGATCAGCACCGGTCACTCGCGCCTCCGGCAAGAGCCACGCGGTCATGGTCCGCCGGGTCAAGAATCAGCGGCTCGCCGCGGTCGGCTACGTCTGGGCCTTCGCCTCCCTCACCGCCTCGCCTGGCGCCAGGGCCCACTACGACCGCCGACGCAAGGCCGGCGACCGCCACAGCTCCGCCCAGAGAAACCTCTACAACCGGCTTCTCGGCTGCCTCCACCACTGCCTCACCACCGGCAGGCCCTACAGCGAGACCACCGCCTTCCCCGCCCCGCCGAAGCTTGAACTGGCCATCGCGGCTTGA
- a CDS encoding glycoside hydrolase family 64 protein — protein MFRLSKLLVSGAAALVVAAGLLVAGPPTSAEAVPATIPLTIKNSSGRSEPVYVYNLGTLLATGQQGWADANGAFHPWPAGGNPPTPAPDASIAGPANGQTKTIRMPKFSGRVYFSIGQKIVFKLSTGGLVQPAVQNPSDPNRNILFNWSEYTLNDAGLWINSTQVDMFSAPYAVGVKAAGGTVSNTGRLKPGGYNAVFGQLRAAGWGGLIQNRPDGTPLRALSPGHGIEAGGIPSGVMNDYVNRVWNKYSSSTLTVTPFANQPNTKYYGRVSGNVMNFTNSSGAVVTSFQKPDSDSIFGCYKLLDAPNDLVRGPISRTLCAGFNRSTLLTNPSQPDANGADFYRDAVTNHYSCIIHGQMADGKAYGFAFDDVGAHEALVHDGNPQEAFMTLEPFN, from the coding sequence GTGTTCCGCTTATCGAAACTGCTCGTATCCGGAGCGGCGGCGCTGGTCGTCGCCGCCGGACTGTTGGTCGCCGGTCCACCGACATCCGCAGAAGCCGTGCCGGCGACCATCCCGCTCACGATCAAGAACAGCTCGGGCCGCAGTGAGCCGGTCTACGTCTACAACCTGGGCACCCTGCTCGCGACGGGCCAGCAGGGCTGGGCCGACGCCAACGGTGCGTTCCATCCCTGGCCCGCGGGCGGCAATCCCCCCACCCCCGCGCCCGACGCGTCGATCGCGGGTCCGGCCAACGGGCAGACCAAGACGATCCGGATGCCCAAGTTCTCCGGACGCGTCTACTTTTCCATCGGCCAGAAGATCGTCTTCAAGCTCAGCACCGGTGGCCTGGTGCAACCGGCCGTGCAGAATCCCTCCGACCCCAACCGCAACATCCTGTTCAACTGGTCCGAGTACACGCTGAACGACGCCGGCCTGTGGATCAACAGCACCCAGGTCGACATGTTCTCGGCTCCGTACGCGGTGGGCGTGAAGGCGGCAGGCGGCACGGTCAGCAACACCGGCCGGCTCAAGCCGGGCGGCTACAACGCCGTCTTCGGCCAGCTGCGTGCGGCAGGCTGGGGCGGACTGATCCAGAACCGTCCCGACGGCACCCCGCTGCGCGCCCTCTCGCCCGGTCACGGCATCGAGGCGGGTGGGATCCCGTCCGGCGTCATGAACGACTACGTCAACCGGGTCTGGAACAAGTACAGCTCGTCCACGCTCACCGTGACGCCGTTCGCGAACCAGCCGAACACCAAGTACTACGGCCGGGTCTCGGGCAACGTCATGAACTTCACCAACAGCTCGGGAGCCGTGGTCACCAGCTTCCAGAAGCCGGACTCCGACAGCATCTTCGGCTGCTACAAACTCCTGGACGCACCCAACGACCTCGTCCGCGGCCCGATCTCCCGCACCCTGTGCGCCGGCTTCAACCGTTCGACGCTCCTGACCAATCCCAGCCAACCCGATGCGAACGGCGCCGACTTCTACCGTGACGCCGTCACCAACCACTACTCCTGCATCATCCACGGACAGATGGCCGACGGTAAGGCGTACGGCTTCGCCTTCGACGACGTGGGTGCCCACGAGGCGCTGGTGCACGACGGCAACCCGCAAGAGGCCTTCATGACGCTGGAACCGTTCAACTAG